The following are encoded in a window of Amphibacillus xylanus NBRC 15112 genomic DNA:
- the nadE gene encoding NAD(+) synthase encodes MERKVDYLVNWLREQVEQAKVKGLVVGLSGGLDSALVANLIKRAVPEQSLAVIMPCESQQEDLDHAEAVVSQTNINSLTIDLTDSYQNLYQTINHQIKTNATFNEQFDQLARANLKARLRMATLYTIATNHQYLVVGTDNAAEWYTGYFTKYGDGGVDINPLVHLTKGEVKEMAEYLGVPEAITQKQPSAGLWEGQTDESEMGTTYLYIDRYLKGEQIPDHDREIIERMHKRSEHKRKIAATPDKFE; translated from the coding sequence ATGGAGCGCAAAGTAGACTATTTAGTAAATTGGTTACGTGAACAAGTGGAACAAGCAAAAGTAAAGGGACTTGTCGTTGGATTAAGTGGTGGACTTGATTCTGCTTTAGTAGCAAACTTAATTAAGCGTGCTGTTCCTGAACAATCACTAGCCGTGATCATGCCTTGTGAAAGCCAACAAGAGGATCTTGATCATGCAGAAGCGGTTGTTAGTCAAACGAATATTAACAGTTTAACGATTGACTTAACGGATAGTTATCAAAATCTCTATCAAACGATTAATCACCAAATCAAAACAAATGCAACATTTAATGAACAATTTGATCAGCTGGCGCGTGCGAATTTAAAAGCTCGTTTGAGAATGGCGACATTGTATACAATTGCGACAAATCATCAATATTTAGTTGTCGGTACTGATAACGCAGCTGAGTGGTATACGGGATACTTTACTAAGTATGGCGATGGTGGTGTCGATATTAATCCACTTGTACATCTAACCAAAGGTGAAGTAAAAGAAATGGCTGAATACTTGGGTGTACCAGAGGCTATTACACAAAAGCAACCAAGTGCAGGGCTTTGGGAAGGGCAAACTGACGAATCTGAAATGGGTACAACATATTTATACATTGACCGCTATTTAAAAGGTGAGCAGATTCCGGATCATGATCGAGAAATTATTGAGCGCATGCACAAACGTTCAGAACATAAACGTAAAATTGCTGCAACTCCTGATAAGTTTGAGTAA
- the obgE gene encoding GTPase ObgE, producing the protein MFVDQVKVYVKAGDGGNGLVSFRREKYIPFGGPSGGDGGNGADIIFEVDEGLNTLMDFRYQRHFKAKRGENGMSKGKHGKNAEPMILSVPPGTVVKDEATGEFLADLTEHGQRALIAKGGRGGRGNIRFASAKNPAPDIAENGEPGVERDIIIELKLIADVGLVGFPSVGKSTLLSVVSAARPKIADYHFTTLVPNLGVVETEDNRSFVMADLPGLIEGAHAGVGLGHQFLRHVERTRVVVHVIDMAATEGRDPYEDYLAINEELRAYDPSILERPQIIVANKMDMPDAQEHLERFKEQLNDSHPIFPISAFTREGLRDLLFAIADQLEQIPKNTEPIEEISEHVVYKHQEEQAPFEITRDPDGTFVLYGEKIEKLFKMTNFDHEESIQRFSRQLRTMGVDQALRERGAKDGDTVRLLEYEFEFID; encoded by the coding sequence ATGTTTGTAGATCAGGTAAAAGTATACGTAAAAGCCGGAGACGGCGGGAATGGACTAGTTTCATTCCGAAGAGAGAAGTATATACCATTTGGTGGACCATCTGGTGGGGATGGTGGAAATGGAGCCGATATTATTTTTGAAGTTGATGAAGGATTAAATACATTGATGGATTTCCGTTATCAGCGCCATTTTAAAGCAAAACGTGGTGAGAATGGTATGAGTAAGGGTAAGCATGGTAAAAATGCTGAACCGATGATTTTGTCAGTTCCACCGGGGACAGTTGTTAAAGATGAAGCAACAGGTGAGTTTTTAGCAGACTTAACTGAGCATGGCCAAAGAGCATTAATTGCTAAAGGTGGCCGAGGTGGACGTGGAAATATTCGATTTGCTAGTGCAAAAAATCCTGCACCTGACATTGCTGAAAACGGTGAACCAGGTGTTGAGCGTGATATTATTATCGAACTGAAGTTAATTGCTGACGTTGGTTTAGTTGGTTTTCCAAGTGTAGGAAAGTCAACATTATTATCTGTTGTTAGTGCTGCGCGCCCTAAAATTGCCGATTATCACTTTACAACATTGGTACCAAATTTAGGTGTTGTCGAAACCGAGGATAATCGAAGCTTTGTTATGGCTGACTTACCTGGATTAATTGAAGGGGCCCATGCTGGTGTTGGGTTAGGGCATCAATTTTTACGTCACGTTGAACGGACTCGAGTTGTTGTTCATGTAATTGATATGGCTGCAACAGAGGGGCGTGATCCTTATGAAGATTATTTAGCGATCAATGAAGAATTAAGGGCTTACGATCCATCGATATTAGAACGACCGCAAATTATTGTGGCAAATAAGATGGACATGCCAGATGCACAAGAACATTTAGAAAGATTTAAGGAACAACTTAACGATTCACATCCGATTTTCCCAATTTCCGCATTTACGAGAGAAGGATTACGTGATTTGTTATTTGCAATTGCTGATCAGCTTGAACAAATTCCGAAAAATACTGAACCAATTGAAGAAATTTCAGAGCACGTTGTCTATAAGCATCAAGAAGAACAAGCTCCGTTTGAAATTACACGTGATCCAGATGGTACGTTTGTGTTATACGGTGAAAAAATTGAAAAGCTATTTAAGATGACAAACTTCGACCATGAAGAGTCAATTCAAAGATTTTCAAGACAACTACGTACAATGGGTGTCGATCAGGCCTTACGTGAGCGTGGTGCTAAAGATGGGGATACGGTAAGATTGTTGGAATATGAGTTTGAATTTATTGACTAG
- the ruvA gene encoding Holliday junction branch migration protein RuvA: MIAYVKGKLVEVTEGVVIVDVNGIGYEIVCANPFYFQDKINQDVKINTYHHVREDAQILYGFRNQDEKTLFSRLITVSGIGPKSGLSIVGHISVDDFVIAIENEDEKFLTQFPGVGKKTARQMILDLKGKLPFEIRQGSDQMMNSLVSMNDSVNQQTIDEAIEALKALGYSERELKSITPQLKQSGKVNADELIKLGLALLIKS, from the coding sequence GTGATTGCTTATGTTAAGGGGAAACTAGTTGAGGTAACAGAAGGGGTTGTCATTGTTGATGTTAATGGCATTGGCTATGAGATTGTTTGTGCAAATCCCTTTTATTTTCAAGATAAAATAAATCAAGATGTTAAAATAAATACATATCATCATGTTCGTGAAGATGCGCAGATTTTATATGGTTTTAGAAATCAAGATGAAAAAACATTATTTAGTCGTCTCATTACAGTGTCAGGGATTGGGCCTAAGAGTGGTTTATCAATTGTAGGCCATATCTCGGTTGATGATTTTGTCATTGCAATTGAAAATGAAGATGAAAAGTTTTTAACGCAATTTCCTGGTGTCGGTAAAAAGACTGCTCGTCAAATGATTTTAGATTTAAAAGGCAAGTTACCATTTGAAATTAGACAAGGATCTGACCAGATGATGAACTCACTAGTTAGTATGAATGATTCAGTCAATCAACAAACAATAGATGAAGCGATAGAGGCATTAAAGGCTTTAGGATATAGTGAACGTGAGTTAAAATCGATTACGCCACAATTAAAACAATCAGGTAAAGTCAATGCAGATGAACTGATTAAATTAGGCTTAGCATTATTAATCAAATCGTAA
- a CDS encoding YebC/PmpR family DNA-binding transcriptional regulator, whose product MAGHSKWKNIQRRKNAQDAKRGKIFMKAAKDIYIAAKEGGADPETNPALRLAIDKAKAQNMPNENIERNIKKATGTLDGVSYEEVIYEGYGPGGSAVMVELLTDNKNRSAAEVRHAFSKSGGNLGENGCVSFLFNRKGYLVIERSKTDADEDTVMLAAIEAGAEEMETTDEVYEIYTEPENFKEVRDALANEGFEFDTAELTLIPTTYTQLSEDDQAKMERLIERLEDLDDVQDVHHNAE is encoded by the coding sequence ATGGCTGGACATTCCAAGTGGAAAAACATTCAAAGAAGAAAAAATGCTCAGGATGCCAAGCGTGGAAAAATATTTATGAAAGCAGCGAAAGATATTTATATTGCTGCTAAAGAAGGTGGAGCAGATCCTGAGACGAATCCAGCTTTGCGTTTAGCAATCGATAAAGCAAAGGCACAAAACATGCCGAATGAAAATATAGAGCGTAATATTAAAAAGGCTACAGGAACACTTGATGGTGTAAGTTATGAAGAAGTGATTTATGAAGGTTATGGCCCTGGTGGATCAGCTGTCATGGTAGAATTATTAACAGATAATAAGAACCGTTCTGCAGCTGAAGTTCGTCACGCTTTCTCAAAGAGTGGTGGAAACCTAGGAGAGAATGGCTGTGTGTCATTCCTGTTTAATCGAAAAGGTTACTTAGTTATTGAACGCTCAAAAACGGATGCTGATGAAGATACAGTTATGTTAGCAGCAATTGAAGCTGGTGCAGAAGAAATGGAAACAACAGATGAAGTATATGAAATTTATACTGAGCCTGAGAACTTTAAAGAAGTTCGTGATGCTTTAGCTAATGAAGGTTTTGAGTTTGATACTGCAGAACTGACATTAATTCCGACGACGTATACTCAATTAAGTGAAGATGACCAAGCTAAGATGGAGCGACTCATCGAACGATTAGAAGATTTAGATGATGTTCAAGATGTTCATCATAACGCTGAGTAG
- a CDS encoding ACT domain-containing protein produces MENERKTFYLVRGDFLPEAMRKTLDVKEQLERGKAKSVYEAVKKADLSRSAFYKYRDAVFPLQSIQHTQIMTLFFHLADQSGTLSRLLDIVAKAGGNILTIHQTIPIHGKANVTLSLDVEHLTIDLDQLIIQLKEEEYVERVDILSSGM; encoded by the coding sequence GTGGAAAATGAACGTAAAACATTCTATTTGGTTCGTGGGGATTTTCTACCAGAAGCGATGCGTAAGACTTTAGATGTTAAAGAACAATTGGAACGTGGAAAAGCTAAGTCGGTTTACGAGGCGGTAAAAAAAGCAGACCTGTCTCGTAGTGCATTTTATAAATATCGCGATGCAGTTTTTCCACTTCAATCAATCCAGCATACACAAATTATGACGTTGTTTTTTCATTTAGCTGATCAATCAGGCACGTTATCACGATTATTAGATATCGTGGCAAAAGCTGGTGGGAATATTTTAACGATTCATCAGACGATTCCGATACATGGCAAGGCTAATGTGACCTTGTCTTTAGATGTAGAACACTTAACTATTGATCTAGATCAATTAATTATTCAACTGAAGGAAGAAGAATATGTCGAACGAGTCGATATTTTAAGTTCGGGTATGTAG
- the safA gene encoding SafA/ExsA family spore coat assembly protein, with amino-acid sequence MKIHIVQKGDTLWKLAKQYNVDFEALKAANTHLANPDMIMPGMKIRIPTAKKQVVQSKTGTAPKEKVMTPFKHVPQKAQPVIKEDDKKPKQKVEKKIPLPKLPPVSIQMPKLPNIYANQYNIDVDFDIDDHDTTIKAEQTTHHHHPVQPQPVEQEPIKEQPVEQPVEQPAYWPQPNMMWIPCLPCQMMPCPPKPCFPNGMNLCDVYQDPNMLYANYAYQNAQWQVAQANQMYGNNPNTQWGELDVNDHDDDDNDNNNDDFDMNNNYYNMQYPTQWPMQQMGYQQNPYYYPGNGYQGYVNYATYAPRTNPYGDNEEE; translated from the coding sequence GTGAAAATTCATATTGTTCAAAAAGGAGATACGCTTTGGAAGTTAGCAAAGCAGTATAATGTTGATTTTGAAGCGTTAAAAGCAGCGAATACTCATCTCGCCAATCCAGATATGATTATGCCAGGAATGAAAATAAGAATCCCAACTGCAAAAAAACAAGTAGTTCAGTCTAAAACGGGCACTGCTCCTAAAGAAAAAGTCATGACACCATTCAAACATGTACCACAAAAAGCACAACCAGTAATTAAAGAAGATGACAAAAAACCTAAGCAAAAAGTTGAAAAGAAAATCCCATTACCAAAATTACCACCAGTATCAATTCAAATGCCTAAATTACCTAACATTTATGCTAATCAATACAATATTGATGTTGATTTTGATATTGATGATCACGATACAACAATAAAAGCAGAGCAAACAACACATCATCATCATCCAGTTCAACCTCAGCCAGTGGAGCAAGAACCAATCAAAGAACAGCCTGTAGAACAACCAGTTGAACAACCTGCTTATTGGCCACAACCAAATATGATGTGGATCCCATGCTTACCATGTCAAATGATGCCGTGTCCACCAAAACCTTGTTTCCCTAATGGTATGAACTTGTGCGATGTGTATCAAGATCCAAATATGCTATATGCAAATTATGCTTATCAAAATGCTCAATGGCAAGTTGCGCAAGCAAACCAAATGTATGGCAATAATCCAAATACACAATGGGGCGAATTAGATGTAAACGATCATGATGATGACGATAATGATAACAATAATGACGATTTTGACATGAATAATAATTATTATAATATGCAGTACCCAACACAATGGCCAATGCAACAAATGGGATATCAGCAAAATCCATACTATTACCCGGGGAATGGATATCAAGGATATGTAAATTATGCCACGTATGCACCAAGAACTAATCCATATGGAGATAACGAAGAAGAATAA
- a CDS encoding Spo0B domain-containing protein, translated as MNEREAIDLLKHYRHRYANFLQLIISYAQLGKLDVVQEKAADLIKIMGEDQRFHNLPLPKTIVTILQLNSEKSGLEWTPIVDCEKSPITDDQQVSEIINEIHQHINEQTMNLSVYHGTITFQQKKSEPFKLLFVCEGNFQEKNQTIAALEKIDRIEIEEATNEKLSFNWTAHE; from the coding sequence ATGAATGAGCGCGAAGCCATTGATTTGTTAAAACATTATCGACATCGGTACGCAAACTTTTTGCAATTAATCATTAGTTACGCTCAACTTGGGAAACTAGATGTTGTTCAGGAAAAAGCAGCAGATTTAATTAAGATTATGGGAGAGGATCAGAGATTTCACAATTTACCATTGCCGAAAACAATTGTTACGATACTGCAATTAAATAGTGAAAAATCCGGTTTAGAATGGACGCCTATTGTTGATTGTGAAAAGAGTCCAATCACAGATGATCAACAAGTATCTGAAATAATCAATGAAATTCATCAACACATCAATGAACAAACAATGAATTTATCAGTTTATCATGGTACAATAACATTTCAACAAAAGAAATCAGAACCGTTTAAACTATTGTTCGTTTGTGAAGGTAATTTTCAGGAGAAAAATCAAACGATAGCAGCTTTAGAAAAAATCGATCGAATTGAGATAGAAGAAGCAACAAATGAAAAATTAAGTTTTAATTGGACTGCACATGAATAA
- the ruvB gene encoding Holliday junction branch migration DNA helicase RuvB — MVTGEQFEDEEEIEFSLRPQWLAQYIGQTTAKENLAIFIEAAKLRNEPLDHVLLYGPPGLGKTTMASIIANEMNVQFRTTSGPAIERAGDLAAILSSLEVGDVLFIDEIHRLPRAVEEILYPAMEDFCLDIVIGQGPSARSVRLDLPPFTLIGATTRAGLLTAPLRDRFGVLSRLEYYEIDDLREIVERTAMIFDMPINKEAALEIARRSRGTPRIANRLFKRVRDISQVKGETSISLETTQHALRMLQVDKIGLDHIDHKLLIAIIDAFQGGPVGLDTLSATIGEEPQTIEDVYEPFLLQNGFIQRTPRGRIATEKTYQHFNRPLPNQMD; from the coding sequence ATGGTTACTGGCGAGCAATTTGAAGATGAAGAAGAAATTGAATTTAGTTTAAGACCGCAATGGTTAGCGCAATATATTGGACAAACGACAGCTAAAGAAAATTTAGCCATTTTTATCGAAGCGGCAAAATTAAGGAACGAGCCGCTTGATCATGTGTTGTTATATGGACCTCCTGGTTTAGGGAAAACAACGATGGCGTCGATAATTGCCAATGAAATGAATGTCCAATTTCGAACGACTTCTGGACCAGCAATTGAGCGAGCAGGTGATTTAGCGGCAATCTTATCGTCGCTTGAAGTTGGAGATGTGTTATTTATTGATGAAATTCATCGTTTACCACGTGCAGTTGAGGAGATCCTATACCCAGCGATGGAGGATTTCTGTTTAGATATTGTGATTGGTCAGGGCCCGTCAGCTAGATCTGTCAGGCTTGATTTACCACCGTTTACTTTAATTGGAGCAACGACTAGAGCAGGGCTATTAACTGCTCCTTTGAGAGATCGCTTTGGGGTATTAAGCCGCTTAGAATATTATGAAATTGATGATTTACGTGAAATTGTAGAGCGTACAGCGATGATTTTTGATATGCCAATTAATAAAGAAGCCGCACTTGAAATAGCAAGGCGCTCACGTGGTACACCACGGATTGCCAATCGTTTGTTTAAACGAGTACGTGATATTTCTCAAGTGAAGGGTGAGACGTCGATTTCATTAGAAACTACTCAACATGCACTACGCATGCTACAAGTTGATAAGATTGGCTTAGATCATATCGATCATAAGCTGTTAATTGCGATCATTGATGCATTTCAAGGTGGACCAGTAGGCTTAGATACTTTATCTGCGACAATAGGTGAAGAGCCACAAACAATTGAAGATGTTTACGAACCATTTTTACTACAAAATGGTTTTATACAGAGAACACCTCGTGGACGCATCGCCACTGAAAAAACATATCAACATTTTAATCGTCCATTACCGAATCAAATGGATTAA
- the queA gene encoding tRNA preQ1(34) S-adenosylmethionine ribosyltransferase-isomerase QueA: MNIEEFDFDLPEHLIAQTPLKDRTASKLMVLNRNDKSLEHRHFSDILDYLKPGDCLVLNNTKVLPARLYGVKEDTGAKVEVLLLHQKENDHWEVLVKPAKKVKLGTKLSFGEGRLTATCTEILEHGGRIVRFDYDGIFLEVLTELGEMPLPPYIKEQLADQDRYQTVYAKAEGSAAAPTAGLHFTNDLLEEIKAKGIEIAFVTLHVGLGTFRPVSVDRIEEHDMHSEYYHLSSKEAEKINRVKSQDGRIIAVGTTSTRTLEAIASENNGEIVPTSGWTSIFIYPPYQFKAVDAMITNFHLPKSTLIMLISALAGREFILDAYHEAIKQEYRFFSFGDAMLIV; the protein is encoded by the coding sequence ATGAACATAGAAGAGTTTGATTTTGACCTACCAGAACATTTAATAGCTCAAACACCATTAAAAGATCGTACAGCATCTAAATTAATGGTATTAAATCGGAATGATAAAAGTCTCGAACATCGCCATTTTAGTGATATACTTGATTATCTTAAACCTGGCGATTGCCTAGTTTTGAATAATACTAAGGTTCTTCCGGCAAGACTATATGGTGTAAAAGAAGATACAGGTGCTAAAGTAGAAGTGCTATTATTACACCAAAAAGAGAATGATCATTGGGAAGTTTTAGTGAAGCCAGCGAAAAAAGTAAAGCTTGGTACAAAGCTAAGCTTTGGTGAGGGAAGACTAACAGCAACTTGTACAGAAATCCTCGAGCATGGGGGGCGAATTGTTCGTTTTGATTACGATGGTATTTTCTTAGAGGTTTTAACTGAGTTAGGTGAAATGCCATTACCACCGTATATTAAAGAGCAATTGGCTGATCAGGATCGTTACCAAACGGTGTACGCAAAAGCTGAAGGTTCAGCTGCAGCACCGACGGCTGGATTACATTTTACCAATGATTTACTTGAAGAAATTAAAGCAAAAGGAATTGAAATAGCTTTTGTTACATTGCATGTTGGATTAGGGACATTTCGACCAGTAAGTGTTGATCGGATTGAAGAGCACGATATGCATAGTGAGTATTATCACCTATCAAGTAAAGAAGCTGAAAAAATTAATCGCGTGAAAAGTCAAGATGGTCGAATTATCGCAGTTGGGACGACATCAACCCGGACCCTTGAAGCGATAGCTAGTGAGAATAATGGAGAAATTGTTCCGACAAGCGGATGGACTTCGATCTTCATTTATCCGCCATATCAATTTAAGGCGGTTGATGCGATGATTACCAATTTCCATTTACCAAAGTCCACATTGATCATGTTAATCAGTGCTTTAGCAGGTCGGGAGTTTATTCTCGATGCTTATCATGAAGCGATTAAGCAAGAATATCGATTCTTTAGCTTTGGCGATGCAATGTTAATTGTTTAA
- the rplU gene encoding 50S ribosomal protein L21, with amino-acid sequence MYAIIETGGKQLRVEEGQEIYVEKLAAEAGDSVTFDKVLFVGGDDVKVGAPFVEGATVTGKVEKQGRQKKITVYKFKRRKNYSRKQGHRQPYTKVTIEKINA; translated from the coding sequence ATGTACGCAATTATTGAAACTGGTGGAAAACAACTTCGTGTTGAGGAAGGCCAAGAAATCTACGTAGAAAAATTGGCTGCTGAAGCTGGCGATTCTGTAACTTTTGACAAAGTTCTTTTTGTAGGTGGTGACGATGTTAAAGTTGGTGCACCATTTGTTGAAGGAGCAACAGTTACAGGTAAAGTTGAAAAACAAGGTCGTCAGAAGAAAATTACTGTTTATAAGTTCAAACGTCGTAAGAACTATAGCCGTAAGCAAGGTCACCGTCAGCCTTACACAAAAGTGACAATTGAAAAAATCAACGCATAA
- the pheA gene encoding prephenate dehydratase, which translates to MPYAVGYLGPKGTFTQKAVDALFPDQDAVSYQTIPACIDAVKHGHVKYSVVPLENTLEGTVNLTLDYLIIEKSLKIASELVVPVEQHFMVHPKHKDRWQEMKFVYSHPHALAQCHQFLNNDMRHATAETFASTGAAAKYVSENPDLEIAAIANDQAAKEYNLSIVKANIHDFANNETRFIVLSKNGSEISMDGLVLKGYKTKVMISLPTDHAGALHQVLSAFAWRRINLSKIESRPMKTGLGRYYFIIDIDQKMDDILIPNTIAEIEAIGCHVELLGSYPYYSISK; encoded by the coding sequence ATGCCATATGCCGTTGGTTATTTAGGTCCAAAGGGGACATTCACACAAAAAGCAGTCGATGCTTTATTTCCTGATCAAGATGCGGTTAGCTATCAAACGATACCCGCATGCATTGATGCAGTTAAGCATGGTCATGTAAAATATAGTGTTGTACCATTAGAAAACACACTTGAAGGCACTGTTAATTTAACGCTAGATTATTTAATCATTGAAAAGAGCTTAAAAATTGCCAGTGAACTAGTCGTGCCTGTTGAACAACATTTTATGGTTCATCCAAAGCATAAAGATCGTTGGCAAGAGATGAAATTTGTTTATTCACATCCACATGCACTTGCTCAATGTCACCAGTTCTTAAATAATGACATGCGACATGCGACTGCTGAAACCTTTGCTTCCACTGGAGCTGCGGCTAAATATGTGAGCGAAAATCCAGATTTAGAAATCGCCGCAATTGCAAATGATCAGGCGGCGAAAGAATATAATTTATCGATTGTTAAAGCAAATATTCATGATTTTGCTAATAATGAAACGCGATTTATTGTTCTTAGTAAAAACGGTAGCGAGATAAGCATGGATGGATTAGTGTTAAAAGGTTATAAAACCAAAGTGATGATTTCGTTACCAACTGACCATGCAGGAGCTCTTCATCAAGTGTTATCTGCATTTGCCTGGCGACGAATCAACTTGTCAAAAATCGAATCGCGCCCAATGAAGACAGGGCTTGGACGCTATTATTTCATTATTGACATCGATCAAAAAATGGATGATATTTTAATTCCAAATACAATTGCAGAGATAGAAGCGATTGGCTGTCATGTAGAGCTACTTGGGAGCTATCCTTACTATTCAATCTCAAAATAA
- the rpmA gene encoding 50S ribosomal protein L27, with amino-acid sequence MLRLDLQFFASKKGAGSTRNGRDSHAKRLGAKRADGQVVTGGSILYRQRGTKVYPGANVGRGGDDTLYAKTDGIVRFERVGRNRKRVSVYPVAQEA; translated from the coding sequence ATGTTACGTTTAGATTTACAATTCTTCGCATCTAAAAAAGGTGCAGGTAGTACGAGAAACGGTCGTGACTCTCATGCTAAGCGTTTAGGCGCAAAACGTGCTGATGGTCAAGTCGTTACAGGTGGATCTATCCTTTATCGCCAACGTGGAACTAAAGTTTACCCTGGTGCTAACGTAGGTCGTGGTGGGGATGATACATTGTATGCAAAAACTGATGGTATCGTACGTTTTGAGCGTGTAGGACGTAATCGTAAGCGTGTAAGTGTATACCCAGTTGCACAAGAAGCATAA
- a CDS encoding ribosomal-processing cysteine protease Prp, with the protein MIKVKINRNDSGNITAYELSGHANSGPYGYDLVCAAVSAVAFGMTNAVIKLTEIEPIIDQGGQGGYLKVVLPDNITDQALEKAGLLLEGMLTSLQTIERDYGQYISISEK; encoded by the coding sequence ATGATTAAAGTTAAAATTAATCGAAACGATTCTGGAAATATTACTGCTTATGAACTGAGCGGGCATGCCAATAGCGGACCTTATGGTTATGATTTGGTCTGTGCAGCTGTTTCCGCGGTTGCCTTTGGTATGACAAACGCAGTGATTAAGTTAACTGAGATCGAGCCTATAATTGATCAAGGCGGTCAAGGTGGTTATTTAAAAGTCGTTCTTCCTGATAATATAACAGATCAAGCGCTTGAAAAAGCAGGTCTATTACTTGAAGGAATGTTAACAAGCTTACAAACCATTGAACGTGATTATGGTCAATATATATCCATCTCTGAAAAATAG
- a CDS encoding intercompartmental signaling factor BofC, translating to MDKLKYLIGLNIFLVLAILIYNGQFNQESTESDENDVILVSNLETETSPYPNDLATIEIVLQSQYLDGRMDTKTYTETITAMEDFWYAYESYQLIDQRVGQMVFREYIDDISPYLKEVGYFGLADNQLVIYEGEPQYNQNIETVFDLDINMLSEAEQKQLEKGIKIDSKSTYQEVIDVFRHQIPSKQVHGEPE from the coding sequence GTGGATAAATTGAAATATTTAATTGGTTTAAATATTTTCTTAGTTTTAGCGATTCTCATTTATAATGGTCAATTTAATCAAGAGAGCACAGAATCTGATGAAAATGATGTAATTTTAGTAAGTAATCTTGAAACTGAAACGTCACCGTATCCTAATGATTTGGCGACTATTGAAATAGTATTGCAATCACAATATTTAGACGGTCGTATGGATACAAAGACATATACTGAAACAATTACAGCGATGGAAGATTTCTGGTACGCTTATGAAAGTTACCAGTTGATTGATCAAAGAGTAGGACAAATGGTTTTTAGAGAATATATAGATGATATTTCTCCTTACTTAAAAGAAGTGGGTTACTTCGGTTTAGCCGATAACCAATTGGTTATTTATGAAGGAGAGCCACAATATAATCAAAATATTGAAACTGTTTTTGATTTAGATATTAATATGTTATCAGAAGCAGAGCAAAAGCAATTGGAAAAAGGGATAAAAATTGATTCGAAAAGTACCTATCAAGAAGTTATTGATGTGTTTCGACATCAAATACCTAGTAAACAAGTTCACGGTGAGCCTGAATAA
- a CDS encoding transcription repressor NadR: MSKKEKLIGKERREAIIEWLSNSEEPLTGSELAERAGVSRQVIVQDISLLKAKNTTIISTSRGYLLLKDINDIEKYERVVVVKHRPEQTKEELDCIVDQGVTVKDVIVEHPFYGELRAQVMVSDRHDVKQFIKDIHDKNASYLSELTDGIHLHTLEAESEAKLDAAYQALKQKGFIVKE, encoded by the coding sequence ATGAGTAAAAAAGAAAAACTAATTGGAAAAGAACGACGTGAAGCTATTATAGAGTGGTTGAGTAATAGTGAAGAACCGTTAACAGGAAGTGAGCTTGCAGAGCGAGCAGGCGTAAGTCGCCAAGTTATTGTTCAAGATATTTCTTTGTTAAAAGCAAAAAACACTACAATCATATCAACTAGTCGTGGCTATTTATTATTGAAAGACATAAATGATATTGAAAAGTACGAACGGGTCGTTGTCGTTAAACACCGACCAGAGCAAACGAAAGAAGAATTAGATTGTATTGTTGATCAAGGGGTAACAGTAAAAGATGTCATCGTCGAGCATCCATTTTACGGTGAACTTAGAGCGCAAGTTATGGTAAGTGATCGTCATGATGTGAAGCAATTTATTAAAGATATCCATGACAAAAATGCCTCTTATCTATCTGAATTAACAGACGGCATCCACCTTCATACGCTAGAGGCTGAATCTGAAGCAAAGCTTGATGCAGCTTACCAAGCATTAAAGCAAAAAGGTTTTATCGTTAAAGAATAA